A window of Sulfuricurvum sp. contains these coding sequences:
- a CDS encoding ribonucleotide-diphosphate reductase subunit beta, producing the protein MNRKKIYNPSSTEHVNDRRIFGGNPTGIFELNNIKYQWAYNLWEMMLNNTWFPKEVDMTRDAVDYKYLTEMEKTAYDKALSQLIFMDSLQTNNLIDNVNPYVTAPEINLILVRQSFEEALHSQSYAVMVDSISQNSEEIYDLWRRDMMLKTKNDSIAARYEELADDPSESAFVKACFANQILEGIYFYSGFTYIYTLARSGKMLGSAQMIRFIQRDEVTHLVLFQNIINTLRRERPDLFSEKLIEEVYDMFRKAVELETAWGQYITQGQILGLTNEIVSQYIQYLADERLHAVGLKKIYNVANPIKWVDDFSKFNDQKTNFFEGTVTNYSKGSLSFDDF; encoded by the coding sequence ATGAACCGCAAGAAAATCTATAATCCATCTTCTACTGAACACGTGAATGATCGGCGTATTTTCGGCGGAAATCCAACCGGTATCTTTGAACTTAATAATATCAAATACCAATGGGCATACAACCTGTGGGAGATGATGCTTAACAACACATGGTTCCCCAAAGAGGTCGATATGACCCGCGATGCAGTAGACTACAAATACCTCACTGAGATGGAAAAAACAGCGTACGACAAAGCCCTCTCTCAGCTCATTTTCATGGATTCATTGCAAACCAATAACCTCATCGATAATGTCAATCCCTATGTCACTGCACCGGAAATTAACCTCATTTTGGTACGCCAAAGTTTTGAAGAGGCACTCCATTCTCAAAGCTACGCGGTTATGGTCGATTCGATCAGCCAAAATTCTGAAGAGATTTACGATTTATGGCGTCGTGACATGATGCTCAAAACCAAAAACGACTCTATCGCCGCCCGCTATGAAGAGCTCGCCGATGATCCGAGCGAAAGCGCGTTTGTCAAAGCCTGTTTCGCCAACCAAATCTTAGAGGGGATCTATTTTTACAGCGGATTTACCTATATCTATACCTTGGCACGTTCAGGCAAAATGCTAGGCTCTGCACAAATGATCCGTTTTATTCAACGCGATGAAGTTACCCACCTCGTATTATTCCAAAACATCATCAACACCCTTCGTCGTGAACGCCCCGATCTCTTCAGTGAAAAGCTGATTGAAGAGGTTTACGATATGTTCCGTAAAGCAGTCGAACTCGAAACTGCATGGGGTCAATACATTACCCAAGGGCAAATTCTTGGGTTAACCAACGAAATCGTCTCCCAATACATCCAATACCTCGCTGATGAGCGTCTCCATGCCGTTGGGCTTAAAAAGATCTATAATGTCGCCAATCCGATCAAATGGGTCGATGATTTCTCTAAATTCAACGATCAAAAAACCAACTTCTTCGAAGGCACCGTCACCAACTACTCCAAAGGAAGTCTGAGTTTTGATGACTTCTAA